One segment of Microbacterium arborescens DNA contains the following:
- a CDS encoding glutathione peroxidase: MTEATTDIRSIPFSAADGTATTLDDLGDGVLLVVNVASKCGLTPQYEQLEQLQRTYGERGLQVIGFPCNQFMGQEPGSMEEILDYCAMTWGVSFPIMDKIRVNGSHAAPLYKALKKIRNEEGARGPVMWNFEKFVITPDGEVHRFRPQTKPDAPEIVAVIEANLPR, encoded by the coding sequence GTGACCGAAGCGACCACCGACATCCGTTCGATCCCGTTCTCCGCTGCAGACGGCACCGCTACCACGCTCGACGACCTCGGAGACGGTGTCCTGCTCGTCGTCAATGTCGCCTCCAAGTGCGGGCTGACGCCCCAGTACGAGCAGCTCGAGCAGCTGCAGCGGACATATGGCGAGCGCGGTCTGCAGGTCATCGGGTTCCCCTGCAATCAGTTCATGGGGCAGGAGCCGGGTTCGATGGAGGAGATCCTCGACTACTGCGCGATGACCTGGGGGGTGAGCTTCCCCATCATGGACAAGATCCGGGTCAACGGCTCTCACGCCGCTCCGCTGTACAAGGCGCTGAAGAAGATCCGCAATGAGGAGGGCGCTCGCGGCCCCGTGATGTGGAACTTCGAGAAGTTCGTGATCACACCCGACGGCGAGGTGCACCGGTTCCGTCCGCAGACGAAGCCGGATGCGCCCGAGATCGTCGCCGTGATCGAGGCGAACCTCCCGCGCTGA